ATTGTAGCAGGAGAACTTGCACTGGATGTGATGTGAGGCAATGTGGTTCTTGGGTCGGATTGGATGCTGATTTGGTGGGTTATATGCATTGTGACAGCTAATCCCCAAGGACTTCTTCAAGTATCTCCCGGAGCATGATGAGGCGGTCGTGGTGGTGGATGAGGCGGATGACGAGTTCCACATGATGTACAATGCCCACAGAAAGGGCAAACACTGTCACTACTACCTTGACAAGGGGTGGAAAGGGTTCGCCTTCGACCATGACCTTGCCGATGGCGATTGCTTGGTTTTCCACATGACAGAGAGGGCAAAGTTCAAGGTGAGATTCAGCATCTCCTCCATTCCATGGATAAAAACACCCTACTTTTACTTTTAAGAACTCCACATCAACATACCAGTACATACATAACTTGATTTCATACGAAATTTCTGCGGAATCGCTGTGTTGCAAATGCGGCCTTACGATTCTAGAACATTCCTGAAAGTTGTTCAGTGGTGTCCTACTCATTAATGTGTTTGTCTGTCGAAACAATGGTTTCTAAGTTTATATACATGAGAAAAACACATGTTATCGTGTCTACATAATAAATAGACTAAGTACTAGAGTCATTGTGTAGTATCAAACTTCAATTTTTTGTGTGTCTTAGGTTTCAATTATAAATTGggttatatgccatatccataattGAGACTGGTGAGCCGTGTCTACTTATTCATACATGAGAAATTAGGCCTGTTTGGACTGCCAATTAATTCTGCATATAGTTTGCAGGAAACGATGTTATTGCTCAGCATCCCTACTGTATATTCCTTCATTCCAACCAGATATAAAAGATTATTTCATACATAGGCCTTTAATTGTCCACAGTCATATCTTTTTAGATAGTGGAAGGGATTCTTGTAAGGCCTAATCGTGAGGAGGTCGTTTTATCTCACTGCTAAGTGCATATCGTGCAACCTCATTAGTTATGTAAATGATGCAGGTCTACATTTTTAGAGCAAACCCAGACTATGAAAGTGACCACACTTCTGATGACTCTGAGGATGAAGAGTAATGAAGATGTCTGCTTCCAATACAATGTTCGATGGGAGCAGGTAGCCAGGTACTTTGTTCTTACCATTGTTTTCCTTCCTAGGCTGAATTTCTTTCCATCGTTCGCTTAGGTTGAACCGTTGAAGTGTGCCtgaattaaatatttctttatcttTTGCTGAGGCATCGATTTCATGATTGGCCAAGCTCAGTTTGCGGACAAAACAAAAATACAAACCTGTTTGCTTATGAGTTATGGCCAAACATAACTGTGTTTCCTGCACTGGAGTTGGATGTTTTCGCGAAACGCACTAGTCGTTTCTCCCATTTCCCTATTGGTTTGACATTTCGAGCCTGACAAGTGAAACTGCAACCTTATTTTGTTGCTTACTTATGTTAGCCATGAAAATACACGGGGAACTGCAGTTTATTTACAAACATTGGAGTTCTCACTGGCCAAACGCCCAAACTAACCGATCGGCATATTAGATGCGTGTGTATAGAAATTAAAAACTGCCGGACTAGTGTTTCTCGATCAGTGGGAGCAGGTTGTTGTAGACCAGATGCTCTTCACAAAGGTTCTGCCTGTCTTGCCTCAGTCGGCCCCCTTAGACTCGATCAGCAGCTCGGTAGTACTAAATAGAATGCTCTCTTATACGGTTCTGATTTATCCTATAGATGCTAACCTGTCAAATGTGTCTTTTGTTGCAGTTTGTAGGAGAAGCATGTCACGCTCTTGGCTGATGTTGGAGTTGGCTACCGCGATTTTGTGCTGGTTGCGTGTAGAGCCGCTTACTCAGACCCTGCCAGTGTAGCAGACCCGCATTATAACATAGGTTAGATGGGAGTAGTAGGTAGTGCAGACCTTGTGTTGGTTGAACTAAATGGTTGTAGTCTGACGATGGTCTCGAGTGCATTCTTTTGTGGCTGTTCCTCTTTGTTTTCGGCTTGGGTTCGATGGTTGCAAGATGGTGATGCAAACACAACGTTGTTTCGTTTGGTGGCTAATGGGCGCAGGGCTAAGGATTTTATCCCGGCCCGGCTATTAGACCTCTAAAGAAGGCTCTCGATTTATGCGGATGATGTTGTGTTGTTTATTAGACCTTCGAGAATGGATCTGGGTTTTGTGAGGGGGCTCTTCGGAGTTTCGAACAGGCTTCAGGGTTGAATATTAATTCTTGAAGACAAGATCGATCAGGGATTTGTTGTTGCTGCCCTGCTGTGGAAGATGGACGATTTCCCTTGCAAATATTTGGGACTCTATTTAAGCAGCTTACCAGATAGATCCCAGTGGCAGCCGATTGTTGACAAATTGCTGAAGCTCATGCCTGGTTGGCAGCGTGGGCGCCTCATTCTGATCAATTCGGTGATTGATGCTCGACCTACACATCATCTTCGAATTCCTTATGATATGCAATTGAAACAAGTCCTTGCGAATGGAAAAAAGGTTTGGTGGCTGCGGCCCACCCCAAAGTGGGCCCTTGACGGTGTGGATAAGGAGGGCTGCAGGGCGTTTTTGTGGGCACATTCGCATTTCTGGATGTGCCACATGAGCTCCCTACCGATGGCTTGGTGCACTTCATTCAGCTATGGGATTCAGGCGATTCCTGGGGTGCAGGCCGAGGCGCTCTGGAAGTGGAGCAGCagcgctatttatttatttatttttgaaaggaggcaaaagacttgcctcaTTCATTAATTAAGAGAGAAAAGAGAGTTTAAAGTTTGTGTTACAACATCCATCATGCTACAACACCGCTACAAAAAGGCCTACTCTCGTGGCATGATGGATCCTAATTTCTTTGCACCCGCTGTGACCCAAGTTTGAGCCTCAATCTTGATGTTAGCTAGTAGAACTGTCGGCGGGGCACTCTTGAGTTGGAAGACGCGACCGTTCCTTTCATTCCAGATTGTCCAAAAGGTGAGCATGAAAAGGGTGGCCATGGCCTTCCTATTCGGTATAGTAGAGTCAGAGAGCCTGATCCACCACTCTTCGGTTGACCGTGCCAGGTGCCAAGTGGAAGTGCAGCGCTACTTATTCATTCGCCTCTGCTTACCAGATGCTCAACGAGGGGCCCAACAAATTTGCTTCTGCCAAGCCTATTTGGAAATCTTGGGCGCCCGATTAACTGTAAAAACTTTACTTGACCTGCGCTTCACTACCGTCTCCGGACCTCTGATCGTCGGCTGAGAAGAGGGCTGCAGGAACATCCATCCTTCTTCATGCTTCCTGTGCAAACAAAAGGAAGGCACCACTGATCATATTTTGATGCAATGTGTTTGTGCAAGTAGGTGCGGTTTGACTGTTTGCAGGCTACACAGCTGGATAGATAGTTGTCTAGTTCCTACGATGACTGATAATCTGGAGGAGTGGTGGTGCATCTGGTACCCGTGAGAGTACAAATATGTGCTCAAACCTAGAACCCAAATGGTGAATAACCAGGGGATCTCTGAGCTGCTTCTACCTTATGGACATATATGGAAAGCATGGCTCCTACAAGTCCAGTTTCTGGGGGATGTCGCCTCAAGCAAGACAACAAACTCCATGTACGTATGGTGTCATAATCAAGGCCTGTCATGCACCTCGGTTATATCTGTTTCTCTTTTTTGTTGTTGCTAATATCAGTGCCAATTTCTCGGTCGATATCTGAAAATAAGATAAGGTATTGCGGAAAGCGAGCAAGGCAATTGGCCCACGGCTCATTGCGCTCATCTCTTTCCTCCTCTACAAGAAAAGCTCTTCTCCTCCCTTCGGCGCTGCCGTCGGTCCGCCTCATCTCCGATGGCCTCTAGGCCATGGAGGTGCAGAGGATCCGCCGGCGGGAGGGACCCCGTTCTAGTTCTTGTTAGTTCCAGCGTCTTGGTTAGGGCTGTATGGTGGCGGCGATGTCCCTTAGTAGGAATAATGACTCCCACGTTCTATCCCCATCCCGATGGTATGTCTAGCGCCGGAGGAGGacgtgtggaggtttgtctccgcCGGATCTCGCTGGATTCGGTCGAtgctggtcttcggtggatctgTTTGGATCCGGTCTTTGTTCGTCTTCGTTTGGTTGTTTACAGGTTTGACATTTCTGATCTATGAGTTTCTTCGTCGGTGATGGTTGCTActttggtgcgctggtcctatgaggccttagcacgacgacttcccgactgtctactacaacaaggtttgtccggctccgatgagggaggggcggtgacggcggtgcgccttcggctcgctccagtgcttgtagtcgtcgctaggtggtccacgAACATGGTTGTAGTTTTTATTATCGATGTtgttctttgtactgccatgattgaagatgaataatggaagtttctcgcaaaaaaaaagaataGGATTCTCAGTTCACTAGTTTACAAGAACGAAGAAAAAAACTCCACTGCATCGCTGCGTTCTGGCGACACGGAGGGCGATAGTTAGCGCCGCCGCCAGGAGCCCTCCTTCCCCGATCTCCTAACGAAGCCGGGCGAGGccggggacggcggcggcgaggcgctccCCTAAGGCGCCTCTCTCCTTCCTTGGGTGTGCTCCCATGTGTGGCCATGGCCCGCGGGTGGCGGCAGCTGGATCGCGGGGTGGGGGCGATGGGGCTGCGGTGTTCTCTGGCGTACGACGGCGTGGGTCAGCGGCGTCGGGAGGCTAGGTCTGGATCGAGAGGAGGGCGGCGTGGGTCGGTGGCGTCGGGAGGCCAGGTCTAGATTGAGAGGAGGGCGGCGTGTGGGCTGCTCGCTTCGGCTAATATTGGTGGTTTGGTCCTAGCACTCTTCTTCCGCCAAGTCGTCTTTCTGCCACATGCCAACCTCTTGGATCTGGCTGCTGACGAGTTTCGGTCTTCCCCATCGGAGATCTATACGAATTGGCTTATTTTCCCCTGGATATCTAGACCGGAAAGGCTCCGGTTGCGTGCGCACATATTATCAGCGAGCACGGCTTCACGTGGGCGCGCCGCAAAGCTTCACTTTCTTATCGGTGCCATGAGACAAGTCTAATTCAAGATTCTCAAGGCATTGATAGAGGCGAAGAAAGTCATGGTGGTTGTGATTGGAGGTCTTGTAGCTTTGGCAGAAGGATGTATTGGATGTGATGAAAACTGTGTACCAGGTGTATGGTGACTTGCGACTGCGGCCTCGACAAGTGGGGGCGGCAACACCGTGGGGCTGCATTTTTGGTGGTGCTCCTCGAGTACCGAGTCTTGATTATCAGGGTGAATATTCAAGGTCTGGCCTTTATTGGTTGTAACTGGCAatgaccttgttgaaggcattattTTTTTGGGTGAACCCGGACTTTCTCCAGGGTGAAAACTCAAGATCTTTGATCGGGCAACGACAACGCTTGTGTAttgtttccttcttggaggcgttgCTTTTGGAGAACCTCTTTTGTATTTCGTGTGTTGTATTCTGTGGTGGTTAGAGTGTTGCTGATGCTAGTGATTCATCACTGTGGCGgggtctttttttctttcttttattttcttttttgactgtgtgtATCCTTCATGTCTTTGTCATCTTATTGGTACAGACGTCGGGTGTAGTTGGTATCTTCGCAatattaatatattccctttgTCAAAAATAAAGTTTACAGGAGGTGAGAGGCCATGAACTCCTCAGGACATTAGtctttgatgaacatttttcacaGGTTGGTTACATGGTAAAGATGCTCATAGTCTCACACAACGAACAAACATATGGCAAGGAGCACCCTCCCTTGTGATCTGGACCCAGCAGGAGCATGATGAACTCCGGGATCCAGGCTGGTTCCCACTTCCCAGCAACCTTTTTCCAGATCAAAAAGGACAAGGAAGAAAGACCATCCATAGCCCACACCAGCAAGTTAATTAGCACCACCACATACTAGAAGCACCATTGCTGGTTCTTCCTCTGCATATTGCTGGAATTAACACCATGGTTTTGAATgcacagaaggaacaactggacagATAGACATGCCATGGAAAGGAGGAAGagtgttttttcttttgttgaCAAAATTCACCTCCTTTATTCACTTGCTAGCAATGTTGCATCGTTTAGAAGCATAGAAACCACTGCATCCGGTGCTGAATCCATCGACAGAAGTAGGAGACAATCTAGCGATTCTAGCCAGTTCATGATCTAGCTACTTCATTACTTTCCCTATTACAATGATCATAGGTCACATGATTAAAATCAAGAGACATAAAATAAGtcttcaattttattttatttgaattgcAATCTTCAAAAATTGCACTGGCCACTGATGAAGAATTACCATCATTCAAAGTTTCAACAACTTCCCTGTTGTCTGAGTTGATCTCAATCTTGCTACAACTCATAGTACGTGTGAGGTTCAAACCGAGTCTCACTACCAAAGCTTCTGCTATAAAGGAATTGTAGCAAATCTCTAACTTTTCATTTGCTGCAGCAATGAACATCCCATTGTGATCTCAGATAACAGCCCCCACGGTCCCTTTGTCAATTGAATCATGATCAAATCCTGCATACACATTAAGTTTCATATAACCGGACTTAGTCTTTTTCCAAGCATGGATAAAAACTCTAGCTTTCGGCAAACAAGCTAGGCTATAATTTGCCGAAAGTCCACGTATTGCCATGCTCATTTGTGTGGGGTTTTCGTTCTCTTCTCCATGGTAAAATTTTCGATGCTCAAACCAAAGGAGGAAGACTTTTGTACTAGCTCATACACACATAGCTTTTCACAGGTTCTTGGTACAAACTTTGCGGAGACAAACAAAAAAATAGGTTCATGCCTTCATGGCTACAACAAAGCTGCAGCTCTTGCGCAGCTTCAACCCAGGCCGGGAGAGAGAGCACCATTTGTGAATTACTTTAAACTATAAACTATTGATACATGAACATAGCATGGTGGAGAAAGATCCATGAACATATAAACTATTGGTGTGCATAATTATGTTTATTCATTAATGTTGACATTATccttgcgataaataagttgagaagcTATAAGCACTTGCTAAACTTCAAACCTTCCTGTGTGTCTAGTTGAAACATATTTGTCTACAAATTTGCTCGTGAGTGCTAGCTAATTATGCAAAGACTAAAATATAGTTGAGCATGTGATATTTGTTGATCAAACAACTTTGACATGGACCCTCATGGAAGAATAAGAGAAATGCAATTGTTTAATAACTGAGGACATTGCTTGTTATAATCAAGAAGCTTTCATTTGTTAACTTTTGCATGTAAAGGGTGTCACGACCTCCTCATAAGAAGTTTTGTGAGAAGGGATTGCTATTTAGAATGTgtgataatgaaagtaaataatcaTGTTGTCATTTCCATATTCTTTATTATCAACTTCTCACTTCATAAACCCGTTGTCATATTTACCAAGCTTAGATTTCGCCTAGGGACAAGTGGGGTCTAAGTTTGTGGGAGCTGATATGTCAATTTTGCATCACTATTTATTATCAATATTTTTTCACTTAGTTCTAATGCATTTTTCTTTTAATTTGCATGAAACACATAGAGTGCAATTACCGAAAATaggaaaacaagagcaaaagtgtatcAGAGAAGAAACTAATTTTCCGGAGCTAAAAAATACCAGAAAAAATCATGAAATTATTTTCAAAAGAAAGAATCTAGGATCCCGAAGATGGGCGCATGGAGGGGGTGTACAGGCACCTTGTCCACCATCTCTCGACGCCCTTTGGTCTATATTCTTCTCCTAACCTAAAAACACTAGGGTTTTATGGGATTTTTCTGCCGCCATATCTAGGTGGGACCGAggcggagcacttttgccctctagcAGATCGATTCCGTCGGAGATCCATCCCTCCGGGAGCGGAATTCTAAGacattgtcatcaccaacacaccgatcatcatctccatcaacatcttcatgagCACCGTCATCTCCATCAACTCCTTCAACCCTAGCTTTCTGATCAATGGACTATTACATCACATTCTCTGTTGAGTATAGTTTctggtgttgattactccttgtaattgatgcttAGAAGTTTTATTTGTGAAAGATTCATATGTTCAGATTGTTCTCCGCTGATCATGATCTATATGGTGTGTTGTGAGTAGGTCGTTACGTTCTTAAGGACATGGGATAAACCTCGTCACTATTAATCTTGTGAATGAATCTAGTTCAATGTTTTGATATTACATTGTAATGTATTTCTCCAGTGGTGATGTGCGAACGTCGACTCCATGAGCCTAGAGGAGAGCATTGTATGATTATTTTGTTCATGGTGGTTTGTTGGAGTGACAGAGATTACCAAACCCTAAGTTTATGAACTGTTGCACGAGGGGCTATTGGAATCCCAAAGTTTATTGTTATGGTTAAATGTTATCTTAATTatgcttttgtttttttaaatCTTTGTATAGAGAATATAATCATAAGTAtattgtttgttcaagtaagaacatcatatTATAATAGGTTCCACCGTAAACTATCAAAGCAATGAATGGTAAGTCAATGAAACTTGTTGAAAGCAATTTGGTAAAACTCCCATCTGTTCACGAGAGCGATTTGATCCCTATAAGTACAACCACGGGCTTGTCCTTAGCATAATTAATGATTTAACAATTGTTGCACCATTGTAATTTCGttactatttatgtttttgcatttTGTCTTGTGATCAAACAAACCATCAATAATCTTTTGCAATTTTAAAGTGATTTTTTTACTAGTTTTCATCAACCAATTCTTTCTACTTCTTATTGAGTTCGGCGCTCTTACTTTAGGCCCAATTTTTTTGGCCGGTTCTCTCAGAATCTTGAGAATTGGACCTCCTCCGGATTCTCATAGAATCTTGAACCCACCTCTTTTCGACAATCCTAGCTAGTTCAAGATTCTGGAAAAATATATGGGGAGGTCCGATTCTCAAGATTCCGTGAGAATCGGCCCAAAGAGTTGTCCCTTATCGAAAAACATTATGATAGTTCCTataaacttgtgggttatcaacacccCGCTAGCTCCTCTTGCTCGGATGGGCAGAGAGTCCTGACAGGTGCCTTTCGAacgcgcgaggccaacacatcaagCCGCCCGACAGACATATGCACGCTCGGGCAAAACATTGCAGAAATATGGCTCGTGCGTGCCCACGGTCCAGCCATCATGGGCGTCTTCAAAACACACATCCTGTGCACAGATTGGATGGTGCGCAACCCGCTAAAAGAAGGCTTCATtgggaagggggggggggtactCCATCATTTTTTTATGGTCTACACATACGTCACTATGCGATCTAGCCAAGCATGTGTATGACGAATCGGAGCACATCCACAGGATAAAGTATCGTCCAACGGTTGTGCACCAAGTATCGTCATGGACTAAACATGTATAAATGGCATCATCGTATTTGTCTTCCAAAACAATTTTATTTCATATATCTATATACTATTTTGTAGACATATAATACTTGAAAATCATAATCAAAGTTGTGTGACAAAGACCACAAAAGTCAATGGAtgccttatattttgggaaggagggagtagtaatttgGAGGGCTAAAAAGCAAAGGTGTGGTCGCACGGTCAACAAGAAGAGACGAGTCTAGGGCCACGCCACTTTTCCCCATTCCCTCCCTCCTCTGTCCAGTTCTCCTCCCAAACAGAGCAAGAGCAAACGGGCGGCTGGAAAACACCCaagaaagaggaggaagaagaagaatcgaGAAGGCAATGGCGGCATCGAACTCGTACGAGGAGCAGCGCCGTAGGCAGATGGAGGACAACCGCCGGAAGCTCGACGAGCTCCGCCTGCACCATCTCTCCGCCGCCGTCCGCGAGGCCGCCGCCAGGCCCAAGCCCAACCCCAAGCCCAGGCCGGTCCGTCGGATCCtctcccttcttcttccttgcctccGGTCTCCCATTTCCTTTGCGCCCGTACCCGTATACATCACTGGTCCGCTGGTCCGTTGTCGCAGAAGCGCAAGGCCCCGGAgcccggcgagctccggcggtcCGGCCGCGTCGCCGGCCTCCCGGAGCAGCCCAACTACCTCAAGGGCGACTACCGTGGAGTGTACGAGGCGTATGCCGCTTCGAAAACACCGACCGACGAGGAGAGGGCCGGCGCCGTCGCCAAGGCCGAGGAGCTCCAGCGCCGGATCCACCGCATCCGCTGGCCCGCCTTCGTCAAGCCCATGAGCCACGAATGCGCCACCAGGTCAATCCTGATGGTAAAGTACTGTAGCAAGAAAGCTTGCATTGGATGTGATGTGAGGCAATGTGGTTCTTGGATCGGATTGGATTGTTATATATATGCATCGTGACAGCAATTCCCCAAGCACTTCATCAAGTATCTACCGGCGCACGATGAGGCAGCCGTCCTGGTGGACGAGGCGGATGACGAGTTCCACATGATGTACAATGCCCACAGAAAGGGCAAACACTGTCACTACTATCTCGACAAGGGGTGGAGACGGTTCGCTGCCGACCATGACCTTGCCGATGGCGATTGCTTGGTTTTTCACATGACACAGAGGGCAAAGTTCAAGGTGAGATTCAGCATCTCCTCCATTCCATGGATAAAAACGCCCCACTTTTTACTTTAAGGAACTCCACATTGAGTACGACTGCATACATAACTTGTTTTCAAGCAAAAGTTTTGTGGAATCGCTGTGTTCCAAATGTGGCCTTGCGATTCTAAAACATTGCTGAAAGTTGCTGTGTGGTGTCATACTCACTAATGCGTTTGTCTGTCAAAACATTGGTTTTCAAGTTTATATACATGAGAAAAACCTGGTATGTCTACTGAATAACTAGACTACATACTAGAGTCATTGGTATGTCTTAGCTTCAAATTATAAAGTGGTTTATATCCATATCCATCATTGAAAGTTTGAAACTTGGGAGCTGTGTCTACTTATTCATATACGAGTAATTAGGCTTGTTTGGACTACCAGTTAATTCTACATAGAGTTTGCAGGAAACAATGTTATTGCTCAGCATCCCTACAGTATATACCTTCATTCCAACCAAATCTGAAAGGGCCTCTAGGAATTATTTCATTCATAGGCCTTTAATTGTCCACAGCCATATCTTTTTAGATAGTGGAAGGGATCCTTTTAAGGCCTAATCGTGAGGAGGTTGTTTTATCTCACTGGTAAGTGCATATCGTGCAACCTCATTAGTTATGTACATGATGCAGGTCTACATTTTTAGAGCAAGCCCAGACTATGAAAGCGACCAAACTTCTGATGACTCTGAGGATGAAGAGTAATGAAGGTGTGTGCTTCCCAAGCTCGACCGGAGCAGGTACTTTGTTACCATTGTTTCCTCGGTTAAATTTCTTTCCATCATTCGCTTAAGTTGAAGTGTACTtgaattaaatatttctttatcttTTGCTGAGGCATCAATTTCATAATTGGCCAAGCTCAGTTTGCGGATTAAAAAATAAATACAAACCCACTTGCTTACGAGTTATGGCTAAACATAACTGTGTGTCCTGCACTGGAGCTAGATGGTCTGACGAAACACACTGGTTGTTTCTCCCATTTCCCTATTGATTTGAGATTTCGAGCCTGACAAGTTAAACTGCAACCTTATTTTGTTGCTTGCTTATGCTAGCCGTGAACATGCACGGGGAACTGCAGTTTATGTACGAACTCTGAGACTTCTCATCAGTGGCCAAACACCCCAATTAACTGATCGACATATTAGATGCGCGTGTAGAAAGTAAAAACTGccgggatattgtttcttgatTCGTAGGAGCAGGTTGTCTTAGACCCGATGGTCCACGCAAAGGTTCTGCCTGTCTTGCCTCAGTCGGTCCCCTTAGACTCACTCGATCAGCAGTTCTGTAGTAGTACCAATTAAAATGCTCTTGTATACGGttctgatctatccttatagatattAATATGCCAAATATGTCTTTTGTTGCAATTTGTAGGAGAAGCACGCTCTCCGCTGTTATTGGAGTCGGCTGCCGTGATTTTGTGCTGGTTGCGTGTAGAGTCGCATACTCGGACCCTGCCAGTGTAGCAGAC
Above is a window of Triticum dicoccoides isolate Atlit2015 ecotype Zavitan chromosome 5B, WEW_v2.0, whole genome shotgun sequence DNA encoding:
- the LOC119312689 gene encoding B3 domain-containing protein Os06g0194400-like, yielding MAASNSYEEQRRRQMEDNRRKLDELRLHHLSAAVREAAARPKPNPKPRPKRKAPEPGELRRSGRVAGLPEQPNYLKGDYRGVYEAYAASKTPTDEERAGAVAKAEELQRRIHRIRWPAFVKPMSHECATRSILMQFPKHFIKYLPAHDEAAVLVDEADDEFHMMYNAHRKGKHCHYYLDKGWRRFAADHDLADGDCLVFHMTQRAKFKVYIFRASPDYESDQTSDDSEDEE